The Rhodamnia argentea isolate NSW1041297 chromosome 10, ASM2092103v1, whole genome shotgun sequence sequence ATGGCATTGTTTTGTTTTGCCACAAATATATACATTTTCCATTTACTGCCACTAAGCAGTTGCAGGAGTCGCATGGCTCTTGATCCCTTTGATGGTGTCACTTTTATGGCTGTGGCTTAAATATGTTTATTATTTGCAAACTATATTTACCCTTGCATGTTTCCTTTACTCATAAAAACCATGCAGAAGCTTGCTAATTTGCTAGCCATCCACCATTCCCTTATTaccaacccaaaaaaacaaaaaggtaaaCCCGTCCATAATATGGAGAAGCTTGCAATGAACATTCTCTTGCCAAAGAAGTATTGGTTGTTTGTCAAGGTTTCTGATATGTTGTTCGAGCACAATACTGAGATGTCACATCTTCATAATGTTGCCCTTTCCATGGTATAGTCTTATCCCTGATCCATTCTGCTATTTACTTTAAACTGGTAATTCCCTGCAGAAACCCAGAATTCCTTGGATTCAGTTGCACTTACCGCCAATTTCACATTTGTGGCTCGTGATTCTAGAACTGGGAAATCAGCTCCAATTAACCGTATCTCaccagagacagagagagaaaagttaCTATGGCAAGAGGcagaaaaaaggaataaaatgaggaaaaagaagagagaagaacgTAACTTAGATACTAAGATAGAGGACTTGTCCAGGCTCCAAGATTTACTTGCCGAAGGTCGAGTCTTCTGCGATTTGCCGGCTCTGGCAGACAGAGATAGCATTCTGATAAGAGATACTTGTTTTGAGAACTCGTTGATATGCCAGCCACAGCAAAGGAATATACATGGGAGGATTTTTGGAGGATTTTTAATGCGAAGGGCTTTTGAATTGGCCTTTTCAACCACATATGCCTTTGCTGGTGTGGCACCCCGGTTCGTTGAAGTTGACCATGTTGATTTCCTGAGACCTGTAAGTACTCATCTAGCTCATTATGTATCTGTGTCTAGGTGCTGCTGTTGCATGACTTAGCTGCTAAGTGTGGAACTTTGGCAAGCACGGATGGTCGTACCTGACCCTTCATTCGTGCAATCTGATGTATATGTATGAAATTAATGATCTGTTTTGTGGAAGGTATTTATAAGAAGGATATTATTTTGGGGATGTAGGTGGatgttggtaattttctccgCCTCAAATGCTGTGTTCTGTATACGGAGCTTGACAATCCAGCTGAACCCCTGATAAATGTTGAAGTTGTGGCCCATGTGATGCAACCTGAGCTCAGGTCAAGTGAGGTACGTGTGGCCCATGTGTGTTACATTTTCTTTTAGCAAGTTTTGATACCACTCCACTAGTCTGATCAGAAGTCAAAGGATGCTGTGGTTAGGGGATTTATCTATTTACTCTCCCCTTCTTTTGGGACCAAGTTGTTTACCATTCGTTAACATAACCATCATgcataagaaaaatcaaacaaagaatCAACAAGAATGAACTGGTTACCTTGTTGGGGGACACTGAAGTCTGTCTTTAATTCTATCTAAATAACGAACTGAACCTTTGTGAAGTCACCATATTTTTTGTCAGACTTGGCTTTAGATCGCCATGTCTTAGATACTCCTAattaatttgttcttttttcatcCCCTGTCCTAGCAGGTATCAAACAAATTCTACTTTACATTCACTGTACGTCCTGAGGCCTTGAATGATGGATTGAGGATTCGGAAAGTTGTCCCATCCACGGAAGAAGAGGCGTGGCGTGTTCTTGAACGTATGGATGCTGAGAGCTGTCAGACTTCATCCTGAATGCAGTCCTCTGGTGAATGAAGCGAAGGCGTGGCGTGTCCTTGAACATATGGATGCTGAGAGCTGTCAGAGTTCATCGTGAATGCAGTTCTCTGGTGAAAGAAGCGAACACCCATGCTTACTCGCAGGTTGAATGGTAATTAGTGGGGGACTGAAGTTGATACTCAAATGGCATAAAGTGGACGATATGACCAAGCAAAAGGGGCTTTGGAACATCAGTGTAGTTTGCCTGTCCCACCAAGCATGTAGCAAAGTGCAATTCTTTGTTACTACAGAAAAAGTGCCACTGCACGAGTATGATGAACCCAAAATTAGAAGATGCCAAGTAAAATGATGCTGAGAAATAAGAGCTCCTGCCCATTTACAAGGACTTGGGACTAAACACCGTcagtaattttaatttatggatAGTGAGGAAAGTTGTGAACTTCCACATCTGCTGGTAATAACCTTGTACTAAGTTCAGCATTCAGATGCGATTGTTCTTTGCTTTGTGACAGAGTTGTTTGCTTTGTCCTAATGCTAGGTCAAGGGACTTGCTACTTGCTATTGTGTAGAGAACTATCAGACTTCTTATGATAAGGCTTCTTCACGGTGGAattcttttgagaaatttgcTTGAAAAACTTGCTTGCAAGCAATTGGTAGTCTGACATCCTTCATAAGATAATCCATCCATGTTTCGGATTCAAACTGGTACGTTAATCTGGGGTCGGAACTTGGGAGTTCATTGCTGCCAGATCTAGTGAAGTTTTTTATACGTCTTATTAGAGACAATTTGCTGTACCGTGCCAATAGATCAGATATCATCCGAGACAATTTGCTGTACCGTGCCAATAGATCAGATATCATCCGAGGGCGAGACAATTGAAGGGGGACTTCTTATGCTTACCGTCTATCCTATGATTGAAAATGACAAGGTTAGAACAGGTATTCTTGCAAGCATTTGCAAGATTTTTGGGTTGAAATCCAAATAAAATTCCTCACAATCCACTATGTCCAATCTGCTCATTCTTACCAATTTCCTCTCATTTTAGTAACCTCTAATAATCAAATCTAACTCCGATATGATTTTGGAATCGACACGGATGAGACCTTGCGCAAAGCCATAAAAAGGAGCTAAAAAAAGTTCTGGTGTGCAAAGCCTCAAGATTCTCATAACTTCACATAGTTGGTCAGCATGCTGATTCTGTCGGGACAATAAATGCTATGTCGTTCCATAAACAACTACATACAATTGGCATTCATGAGAACCCCAAGTCTGTAACGAGGAGATGATTAACCCAGACTTCATAAAACTTCACGCTCTATTCAGCACCATACCCTCATCAGATCATGGTTCGAACTATAGGGTCACAACAAGGAATAATTACCATGAACTCACGGCAAGCTAATTTGCCCGCCCACCTCTATACGTAGAGAAAACTACACTTGACCCCACATGTAGAAAAAAGATTTGCCGCTGCAATTGTTTATACTAAGTTACTAACTCAAGTTCAGTCCAAATATCTAACAACACTTCAGTTATCTGCACCATAACTCAACAAAAGACACATAAATTGACATCTAGAGAAATGAGAGGATCTTTACTGATGCCAATGCTCTTGACACGAAATGGCACGAATCTGTAAAAGCCTTACAGACTTTTTATAGAGATGAAAGATGGTGCTATCAGTAACAGCTATACAGTGAAATCACTGGAATGAATTGAACAGACATATCCAGAATAATTAACCTAACCAAAATACACATCCAAGGCCTCTGGTACACTTACACTTGCCTCAGCAACTAGAACAAGGATTTTCTACTCAACCTATCTATAGAAATTCGCATGAGCAAGGCAAATGCATTTAGCATTAGACAATGTGAGGGACATCTACTTCTTGTTCCACCCCGTTCTTCAACAAGAGCCATGGAATGGCAGATATTCATTGTGAGAGACGACTAAGACCGTCCATTAAAGCATCTGTGTGCTCAGGCTTCCCGACCGATACACGGACATAGCCCTTCAACTCTTTGTTGTTGTAGTGACGGATCATGACACCAGTTTTGGCAAGGTCCTCCTGCATCATTTTGTCGAAGCATCACTTTggggaaaagagaggaagaagaaaaacggAAAACTTCAAGGATTCAAGTAATTCAGTGAGCATGTCATCAAAGAAATTATGTAATCCTTGCAACCCATAAATAGGACTGCCCGTAAGATCATATGACAGGATAATAGAGGAACACAACAAAGGTAACattaaagaaaaatctttgatGTCCCTTTATAAGGGCAAATCCTTAAATGTCTGTCTCAAATTCTCCATGCAGGTGAGGTGTAAATCTTGACAACATCAAAATGAGTGAGTGATCCTAACGTACCTTCAGCTTTTTAGCATCCATTCCAGATGTGACCTCGCAAAGAATGAAATTAGAATGGCTAGGATATGGATTGAGGAATGGAACTCCTATCAGAAGTTTAAAAAGCCTCCCTCTTTCTCGTACCAAAGCGTCTTTAACATTCTGGTATTCATCAACAAACAATTCAAAGATAGAACTTCGAGAATTAAGAACATTGAAGCTTTGCTTTCAGGTTACTAAAAGGTAGAATTCCATGGAGAGTGTCATAATTTATTAACTAGGAATAACCTCCAGATAAGTTGGATTCTGCAGTGCTGCACATGCAGCAACTTCAGCAGCAACAGATACATTATAAGGTTGCTTCGCTCTCCACAAATACTCGATAATGCTCAAAGGGAATGCTCCGTAACCCACACGAAGTCCAGCTAAACCTACAGTGGCATAAGTTTGCCGACATCCATGAATTTAAAGGTTCCTCAAGCAAATTGAAATAGCACCAGCATAATCTGTCAATCTCCAGAAACAGCAAGACTGTATTCTTACCAGCTCTTTTGCTAAATGTCCGGAGAACAATCAAGTTCTCATACTTCTTCACCCATCTCATCCGAGACTCGACCCGTGAAAACTCAATGTATGCTTCATCCAACACAACCAGCACTGGGAGTTTCAGGATTTTAATGAGATCTTGATCACCAATAATACTGCAGTGTTAGTACACTGAGTCAAGTATTGCCAGATAGCTCTTTCACTTCAGAACCAACAACTACTATTACACTACCAGATTAGCAGATCCAGAttatataaaataaagaaattcacGACCATAAAAGTGTGTTTGATATTTATAATGCGAATTGCAGAGAAATGCAAAGCAAGATGCCAtggaaattaacaaaaatgacCTTTAATGGAGATTTAATGTGATAACAAGTAGGAAAACCAACAATTGACTCACTCATATAGATGTTGAATTCAGACATCTTAACAATTCAAAGTCAGTGTGATACAGAAcattaaaaaatatctttaaagCACGAGTACTCGACATTGAGAGATACCTCCCATCTGGATTATTAGGAGAGGTCAAAAATATGCATTTAGGGTTCTCCTTTTCGACGGCATCAGCAATGAGTTTCACATTTAAGCTGAAGTCTGAATTCCTAGGAACTGGAGAagaaaattgaaggaaaaaatgaTAAGCTCAAAAGCTTAATATACGGAAGGTTTCTGTTGTTAAGTTGAATAATACAttctaaacaaaagaaaaaagaagagtcaATATCGAATACGCCTATTAAGATGTCACTCGgaacagaaaaagaactcaTGTGCAACTGATTACCTTTGACAACATGTGCCCCATTAACTGCAGCATCAAACTCATACATTGTAAATGTTGGAGGACAGTCCACAATCTTATCACCAGGATCCAAAACACATCTGCGTGACATATTCACAAGTTGATTAGGACATGTGCAATATTTAATGGCAAGACGACTTTAAGGGCCAAAAGAAATGCTTTGTCTAACCgcataattaaatcaattagttCATCCGCTCCACATCCTGCAAGAATGTAATCAGCTTCAAGGCCAGAATCCACAGCAAGAGCAGCACGGAGCCGACGGCTCTCCGGATCAGGGTATATATAGGGGAATTTCATTGACCCTAGAGCATCAAAAACCtgcaaatttggaaattttaacAGACAAGACACAAGAAAATAACAGATGGCCTATTCAAACGAGTCAAGCTTTACTACTACTACTACAACCTGTCAACCACCACTACTACTActattgctgctgctgctgttgttgttTTGGATAAGTAACTGACCAAAGCTTTAACAAAGAACAAGATTCATTTACTGGTAattatcaagaagaaggaacagTATTATGTTATTTTGCACAGTCAAATCATTACATAACTAACCTCTGGAGGAGGACCATAAGGGTTTTCATTTGCATCTAATTTGATAATGTCCTCTGGTTTTCTTCCAAGACGAGTAGACAAAACCTGAGGTAGATATACAATGGCAATATCAAAATAGACTCTGTCAATGTCCAGACTGTGTGTTAACAATTGCAAATTAAGTGTCATGCTTCATATTTTAATGAAAATAGGAGACCCGAATGACCGTGGCATAAACAGAACGATGCCCCATGGAGCACGAGTTTGAAGGTGTATAATGGTTGGGAGGACTTCCACGATCAGTTGACATTCATAAGACTGGAAAATGGGAGGAGAATTACTTTTGGCTCGATATTTGATGCATAAACGAGACTCTAAAGAATCAGTTCGCTGACTTAATCTATATTGCTAGGAACTAAGAGGCTGCAGTAGC is a genomic window containing:
- the LOC115739167 gene encoding acyl-coenzyme A thioesterase 2, chloroplastic isoform X2, with amino-acid sequence MTPLRRALPSRLLSKLPPFEPWTPLARLSTTTGDGAPAATAGATPTASSAAPSYESSPPIDAGSSIRKPISLWPGMYFSPVTNALWEARSKIFEEAGDTGASENAASLESELVPRSPSRSRTSIFYKFSSDYVLREQYRNPWNEIRMGKLVEDLDALAGTICYKHCSSDDGTTRPLLLVTASVDRMVLKRPIRIDTDLQIAGAVTWVGRSSMEIQLEVTQSTEETQNSLDSVALTANFTFVARDSRTGKSAPINRISPETEREKLLWQEAEKRNKMRKKKREERNLDTKIEDLSRLQDLLAEGRVFCDLPALADRDSILIRDTCFENSLICQPQQRNIHGRIFGGFLMRRAFELAFSTTYAFAGVAPRFVEVDHVDFLRPVDVGNFLRLKCCVLYTELDNPAEPLINVEVVAHVMQPELRSSEVSNKFYFTFTVRPEALNDGLRIRKVVPSTEEEAWRVLERMDAESCQTSS
- the LOC115739270 gene encoding histidinol-phosphate aminotransferase, chloroplastic-like, which encodes MGVIEVSSFSAPCSTKLNGARRPICSLERSQRRVVAMASTADVQHLSEANQQLTGDSFIRPHLRKLSPYQAILPFEVLSTRLGRKPEDIIKLDANENPYGPPPEVFDALGSMKFPYIYPDPESRRLRAALAVDSGLEADYILAGCGADELIDLIMRCVLDPGDKIVDCPPTFTMYEFDAAVNGAHVVKVPRNSDFSLNVKLIADAVEKENPKCIFLTSPNNPDGSIIGDQDLIKILKLPVLVVLDEAYIEFSRVESRMRWVKKYENLIVLRTFSKRAGLAGLRVGYGAFPLSIIEYLWRAKQPYNVSVAAEVAACAALQNPTYLENVKDALVRERGRLFKLLIGVPFLNPYPSHSNFILCEVTSGMDAKKLKEDLAKTGVMIRHYNNKELKGYVRVSVGKPEHTDALMDGLSRLSQ
- the LOC115739167 gene encoding acyl-coenzyme A thioesterase 2, chloroplastic isoform X1, which encodes MTPLRRALPSRLLSKLPPFEPWTPLARLSTTTGDGAPAATAGATPTASSAAPSYESSPPIDAGSSIRKPISLWPGMYFSPVTNALWEARSKIFEEAGDTGASENAASLESELVPRSPSRSRTSIFYKFSSDYVLREQYRNPWNEIRMGKLVEDLDALAGTICYKHCSSDDGTTRPLLLVTASVDRMVLKRPIRIDTDLQIAGAVTWVGRSSMEIQLEVTQSTEETQNSLDSVALTANFTFVARDSRTGKSAPINRISPETEREKLLWQEAEKRNKMRKKKREERNLDTKIEDLSRLQDLLAEGRVFCDLPALADRDSILIRDTCFENSLICQPQQRNIHGRIFGGFLMRRAFELAFSTTYAFAGVAPRFVEVDHVDFLRPVDVGNFLRLKCCVLYTELDNPAEPLINVEVVAHVMQPELRSSEVSNKFYFTFTVRPEALNDGLRIRKVVPSTEEEAWRVLERMDAESCQTSS